From Gopherus evgoodei ecotype Sinaloan lineage chromosome 15, rGopEvg1_v1.p, whole genome shotgun sequence, one genomic window encodes:
- the ARL16 gene encoding ADP-ribosylation factor-like protein 16 isoform X1 has protein sequence MYLLLGASGVGKTLLVKRLQKLCSKDGSRELGEPPPTLPTVGTNLTDLLIQKKITIRELGGCMGPIWPSYYGDCSSVLFMIDAANPTQISSSCVQLLSLLSAEQLASASVLILFNKIDLPCYMSLVEMKSLFRIQDIISCANQPITVVETSARDGTGLPDVLQWLRSTLKDPS, from the exons ATGTACCTGCTGCTCGGGGCCTCGGGCGTGGGCAAGACCCTGCTGGTGAAGCGGCTGCAGA AGCTGTGCTCCAAGGATGGGTCCCGAGAGCttggggagcctccccccacactgCCCACG GTGGGCACAAATCTAACTGACCTTCTGATCCAGAAGAAGATCACGATTcgggagctggggggctgcatGGGCCCTATCTGGCCTAGTTACTATGGAGACTGCAGCTCTgtcctg TTCATGATTGatgcagctaaccccacccagaTCTCTTCATCCTGCGTCCAGCTCCTGTCACTCCTCTCCGCAGAGCAGCTTGCCTCGGCATCCGTCCTGATCCTGTTCAATAAGAT TGACCTGCCCTGCTACATGTCCCTGGTGGAGATGAAGTCACTGTTCCGGATTCAAGATATCATTTCCTGTGCTAACCAGCCTATCACTGTGGTGGAGACCAGCGCCCGTGATGGCACAGGGCTGCCCGACGTGCTGCAATGGCTTCGTTCCACTCTCAAGGATCCCAGCTGA
- the ARL16 gene encoding ADP-ribosylation factor-like protein 16 isoform X2 has product MYLLLGASGVGKTLLLPAQLCSKDGSRELGEPPPTLPTVGTNLTDLLIQKKITIRELGGCMGPIWPSYYGDCSSVLFMIDAANPTQISSSCVQLLSLLSAEQLASASVLILFNKIDLPCYMSLVEMKSLFRIQDIISCANQPITVVETSARDGTGLPDVLQWLRSTLKDPS; this is encoded by the exons ATGTACCTGCTGCTCGGGGCCTCGGGCGTGGGCAAGACCCTGCTG CTTCCTGCACAGCTGTGCTCCAAGGATGGGTCCCGAGAGCttggggagcctccccccacactgCCCACG GTGGGCACAAATCTAACTGACCTTCTGATCCAGAAGAAGATCACGATTcgggagctggggggctgcatGGGCCCTATCTGGCCTAGTTACTATGGAGACTGCAGCTCTgtcctg TTCATGATTGatgcagctaaccccacccagaTCTCTTCATCCTGCGTCCAGCTCCTGTCACTCCTCTCCGCAGAGCAGCTTGCCTCGGCATCCGTCCTGATCCTGTTCAATAAGAT TGACCTGCCCTGCTACATGTCCCTGGTGGAGATGAAGTCACTGTTCCGGATTCAAGATATCATTTCCTGTGCTAACCAGCCTATCACTGTGGTGGAGACCAGCGCCCGTGATGGCACAGGGCTGCCCGACGTGCTGCAATGGCTTCGTTCCACTCTCAAGGATCCCAGCTGA
- the ARL16 gene encoding ADP-ribosylation factor-like protein 16 isoform X3, with translation MYLLLGASGVGKTLLVGTNLTDLLIQKKITIRELGGCMGPIWPSYYGDCSSVLFMIDAANPTQISSSCVQLLSLLSAEQLASASVLILFNKIDLPCYMSLVEMKSLFRIQDIISCANQPITVVETSARDGTGLPDVLQWLRSTLKDPS, from the exons ATGTACCTGCTGCTCGGGGCCTCGGGCGTGGGCAAGACCCTGCTG GTGGGCACAAATCTAACTGACCTTCTGATCCAGAAGAAGATCACGATTcgggagctggggggctgcatGGGCCCTATCTGGCCTAGTTACTATGGAGACTGCAGCTCTgtcctg TTCATGATTGatgcagctaaccccacccagaTCTCTTCATCCTGCGTCCAGCTCCTGTCACTCCTCTCCGCAGAGCAGCTTGCCTCGGCATCCGTCCTGATCCTGTTCAATAAGAT TGACCTGCCCTGCTACATGTCCCTGGTGGAGATGAAGTCACTGTTCCGGATTCAAGATATCATTTCCTGTGCTAACCAGCCTATCACTGTGGTGGAGACCAGCGCCCGTGATGGCACAGGGCTGCCCGACGTGCTGCAATGGCTTCGTTCCACTCTCAAGGATCCCAGCTGA
- the ARL16 gene encoding ADP-ribosylation factor-like protein 16 isoform X4 — protein sequence MLLHFVGTNLTDLLIQKKITIRELGGCMGPIWPSYYGDCSSVLFMIDAANPTQISSSCVQLLSLLSAEQLASASVLILFNKIDLPCYMSLVEMKSLFRIQDIISCANQPITVVETSARDGTGLPDVLQWLRSTLKDPS from the exons ATGTTGCTCCACTTC GTGGGCACAAATCTAACTGACCTTCTGATCCAGAAGAAGATCACGATTcgggagctggggggctgcatGGGCCCTATCTGGCCTAGTTACTATGGAGACTGCAGCTCTgtcctg TTCATGATTGatgcagctaaccccacccagaTCTCTTCATCCTGCGTCCAGCTCCTGTCACTCCTCTCCGCAGAGCAGCTTGCCTCGGCATCCGTCCTGATCCTGTTCAATAAGAT TGACCTGCCCTGCTACATGTCCCTGGTGGAGATGAAGTCACTGTTCCGGATTCAAGATATCATTTCCTGTGCTAACCAGCCTATCACTGTGGTGGAGACCAGCGCCCGTGATGGCACAGGGCTGCCCGACGTGCTGCAATGGCTTCGTTCCACTCTCAAGGATCCCAGCTGA